DNA from Gephyromycinifex aptenodytis:
CGGTCTACCTGCTACAACGCAAGAGCACCCCGATCGGTAAGGGGCTGGCCAAGACGACCGGCTGGGTGCACCGAGCCTCGCTGCAGGCCAAGGGCGTGCACCGGATGCCCGGGGTTCGCTACGACCGCTTCGCTGACGGCGGCCTGGCCATCAGCGCCGGAGAACCCGAATCGGTCCGAGTTCTGGACGTCGACACCGTCGTGGTGTGCGCCGGCCAGGAATCACGGCGAGACCTGTTCGAGGAGCTCACCGTGCGCGGCATCAACGCGCACATCATCGGCGGGGCCGACGTCGCTGCCGAACTCGACGCGAAACGCGCCATCGACCAGGCGACCCGGCTGGCCGCGCAGTTGTAACCCCTAGAAGTGCGGCGAGGCCAGGTCGACGTTGCCTGCCGTCATGATCGAGCCGTCTTCGCGGCGCGTGCTCAAAGCGGCGGGGCTGCGTTCGATGCGGTACGCCAACCGCGGCCCGTGCCCGTCCAAGGGCACCCGCACCGGTTCGTCACTGGTGACCGTGTAGGGGGTTCCCCGCACCGAGAAGGGCACCTCCTCGCCTTCTTCCAAGGTGAAGGTGATGGCCGCCTGTTCGACGTCGATGCGCACGCGAGATCCGCGGACCGAGAGGCGGAAGGTCAGCTTGTTCCACGAATCCGGAAGACGAGGATCGAAGCTCAACCGACCGCTGTAGTCGCGCATCCCTGCGAAGCCGTAGACCAGGGCATTCCACACCCCACCTGCTGAGGCGATGTGCACGCCGTCGGAGGTGTTGCGGTGCAGGTCGGCCAGGTCCACGTACAGGCCTTGGCGGAAGTAGTACTCGGCCATCCCGTGGTGGCCCACCTCGGCAGCCACGATCGCTTGAACAACGGCCGACAGCGTGGAGTCACCGGTGGTGATCGGGTCGTAGTACTCGAAGTTGGCGCGCTTCTCCTCCAGCGTGAACCGGTCACCCTGCAGGAACATCGCCAGCACCACGTCCGCCTGTTTGAGAACCTGGAAGCGGTAGATGACCAACGGGTGATAGTGCAGCAGCAGCGGAAACTGCTCGGGGGGAGTCGTGGACAGGTCCCACAGCTCGCGCTCCAGGAAGTGTTGGTCCTGGGGGTGAATACCGAAGTGTTCATCGAACGGGATCGTCATGTGGGCGGCGCAGTTCTCCCACTCATCGATCTCCGCTTCCTGGATCTCCAGGCGAGCGACGGCCCGCTGGTAGGACTCCGGATGGTTTCGCTCCATGTCGCGCAGCGCCGCCGCCGCGCGCTCGAGGTTGAAGCGGGCCATCACGTTCGTGAACAGGTTGTTGTTGACGACCGTGGTGTATTCATCGGGGCCGGTGACCCCGTGGATGTTGAAGGTGCGTTCTGAGTTCTCGTGCCAGAAACCCAGGTCGGCCCACATCCGAGCGGTCTCGACGAGGATCGCCACGCCGTCTCGCTCCAGGAAGTTCTGGTCGCCGCTGGCGTCGACGTAGCGGGAGACCGCATAAGCGATGTCTGCGTCGATGTGGTACTGCGCGGTGCCGGCTGCGTAGTAGGCCGAGGCCTCCTCGCCGTTGATCGTGCGCCACGGGAAAAGCGCACCGCGAGTAGCGAGTTCGCGGGCTCGCCGACGCGCCGCGTCGAGCATGTTCACCCGGAACCGCAACACATTGCGGGCCGTGGTGGGTGAGGTGTAGGCCAAGAACGGGACGACGTAGATCTCCGAGTCCCAGAAGTAGTGGCCCTCATAGCCGGACCCGGTTACCCCCTTGGCGGGCACACCGAGCTGATCGGCCCGGGCGGAGGCCTGCGCAAGCTGGAACAGGTTCCAACGCACGGCCTGCTGCAGTTCTGGTTCGCCGTCGATCTCGACGTCGCAGCGCTTCCAGTAGTCGTCCAGCCAGAGCGCCTGCTCCTCGTGGTAGTGCTGCACGCCGTCAGCACGCACCCGATCCAGGGTGCGGCGGCAACGGTCGAACAGCTCACGCACCGGCACTCCGCGGGAGGTGTGATAGGCCACGGCCTTGGTGATGAACACCGGCTGGCCCTGCTTGGCGTCGATCCGAAAGACCTTTTTGCCCAGGTCTGGCGTGGTCTCGATGAGCTCTTCGTAGTCGTTGTCGGTGATGATCCGGTGATCGGCCCCGACGGCCAAGGTCATTCGGGAGGAAGCGCAGCGGTAGCCCAGGATCATCCGGCGTTCGCTGTTCCAATGTCCCTGCGGCTCCAGCACACGGGAGGTGAAATGGGTCGACTTTCGAGGGTCGAAACCTTCGCCCATCGCCTCGTCCTTGGCGTGGTACTCATCGAACCCGTCCTGGCGGTTCAGGATCTGGCTGGACACCACGATCGGGGCGTCGCCGTCAAGCATCGTCACCATGATCGTGAAGATCGCCAAGTGCCGCTGGGTGAAGGAGACCATCCGGGTGGTCTGCACACTGACGCGCTTACCCGAGGGGGTGCGCCAGATGACGTCGCGGCGCAACACCCCGTCGCGGAAGTCGATGCTGCGCTCGTAGGACTCCAGGTCGTCCACGGCGAGCAGCAGCGGCTCGTCGTCGACGTAGAGCTTCATGAGCTTGGCGTCAGGGGCGTTCACCAAGGTCTGACCGGTGGTGGCGAATCCGAACGCCTTCTCGGCGTGGTGGATCGGCCAGGTCTCGTGGAAGCCGTTGATGAACGTGCCATGGGTGTGCGCGTCCCGGCCCTCAGGGGGGTTTGCCCGCATTCCGAGGTAGCCGTTGCCGACCGCGAAGATCGTTTCGCTTACGCCGAGTTCGCGAGCCTTGGGGAAGCGTTCTACCAGCCGCCACGGGTCGGCCGGGAATCGGTTGCGGTCAAGCGGGTCGTGATCGGAGGTGGCAGCCTTCACGGAAGCAACTCATCCAGGTCGGACACGACGACATCAGCACCGGCAGCGGTCAAGGCTGCGGCGCCTGCACCGCGGTCAACACCGATCACGAGGCCGAAGTCACCGGCACGGCCGGCCTGCACTCCTGAGGTGGCGTCTTCAAGGACGACTGCGCGCTCCTTGGTGACGCCCAGACGGTGCGCAGCCGCCAGGAATGTATCGGGGGCCGGTTTGCCGGGGATCCCCTCTAGCGCGGCCACGCGACCATCGACGATGACCGGGAAGAAGTCGGCCATCCCCGCTGCGGCCAGCACTGCCGGGGCGTTCTTCGAACTGGACACCACAGCCATCGCGGTGCCGCGTTCATGCAGATGCTCGACCAGGGCGAGCGAGCCCGGATAGGGGCTGACCCCGTCACGCTCCAGAACTGCGTTGAAAGCGTCGTTCTTGCGGTTACCCAGACCGCACACGGTGTGCTCGGAGGGGTCGTCGCTGGGCTGGCCTTCGGGCACAGTGATGTTGCGCGAGGCGAGGAAGTCGCGGACCCCGTCATAGCGGGGCTTGCCGTCGACGTAGGTGAAGTAGTCCTCGTCGGTGTAGGGGGTCTGATCACCACGCTCGGTGAGATAGGCGTTGAACATGTCGGCCCACGCCCGCATGTGTACCACCGCCGTCGGCGTGAGCACGCCGTCGAGGTCGAAAAGAGCTGCGTCGTACTCTTGCCAGTCCACTCGCCCATGCTACGTGCGGCCCCCCCTGTGACCCAATCTCGTTGCGTGCGAGCTCACGGGCTGTTCGCAGTGTTTCCAGGCGTTGACGAGCGCGGAAACGGAGCGCGTCCAACAGGTGCTGATGCCCGCGGGCGCTGATGAGACTGCCGGCCAGGAACAGGCCCGCCACCGCGCCGACGAGCACCCCGAGCATGGTCAGGGTGGGAGCCACCGCCAACGCACCCGGTCCCGCGGCCTGCTGCACCCGAAGCGCGCCCAGGAGAACCACCGTCAACGCACCGAAGAGGACAACAGGACCCAGCCGGTGCACTTCGGTGCCTCGCAGTGCCCGCGGCACGCCGACGTAGAGACCGAGCAAGCCGAGCAGGCCCACCGCCAAGGCGGCACCGCCGAGCTGGCTGGCCCCGGAGACGAGCCCATCGCAAGCGGCGAAGCCCGCGGCCCCGACCAGCAGGGCCGCCACGCCGCCCAGAATGGCCGTCAACCCGGCCAAGGTGCTCGATTCGCGCACCGTGGCTGCGCAGGACAACAGGTCCACGAGGCTACCCAGGACCATCATCACCCCGAGGGTGAGCAGAACCGGTCCGCTGCTGGCCGCCAGCGCGATCACGGTCTCGCCGACGACACTCGCCGAGGGCAGCTCGTCCAGGCCTCCAACCTGGCTGGAAGCAGCCAGGGCCGAAGGGATGAGTACGACCGGGGTCAGCAGCACCACCAGCCCGAAGACGCCGCGACGCATGAGGTCCAACGCCGGCAGACAGACCGCCGTCCACAGCAACGCCACCGCGATACCCAGGTAGGCGGCCGGGTCTCCCGAACTTCCCGCGGCCACCACGAGGGTGCCGTAAGCCAGGACCGCCGCCGCCGCCACCACTCGGGCGGGGATGCTGTGGCGACCGTGGCCGATACCGGCCACCCAGGAGTGACGCGGCACGAACGCCGCGCCGATAACAGCCAACAGCGCGCTGGGAAGCAGAGCCAGCGCGGTGGCGTGCGCGAGCGTGGCAACGACGGCAGCCAGCGCCCCGGCGATCATCACGACGATGACAAAGGGTGCAGGAGAAGAGGATTGCCCAGGCGCGTACTTCATCTGAACCAGTCTTGCCGCCTTAAATTATGGCTGGGCGACGACACGGTCACGGAACGGCAAAGTCTCAGGCGTCCCGGTAGGGGTGCGGCTGCCGTACATTAGGGCGCGGTGAGCCGGGAAGGCTGGTCGGCAGCATGATTCGTGCGCCCTCGCCCTGACGTCCAGGAGTTACATGACCTCGATGACGCTCCCGTACACCGTGCTGTTGCTGGTGGCCGGTGTGATCGCCACGCCGGTGCTGACCGCGACGCTTCGTCGCAACACCGGGTGGGTGCTGGCGGCCGTATATCTGGCGGCCGCCGTTGTGTTCCTGCCGGCAGCCACGGAAGTCCTCAACGGCGGGATCGCCCGCTGGTCGATGCCGTGGGTCCCCAGCCTCGGTGTGGCGCTGTCGTTGCGCGCAGATGGACTCGGTGTCGTCTTCACCTTCATCGCGCTCATCATCGGCGCGGTCGTCCTTTCCTATTCCAGTCGCTACCTGGAAGCCGGGCCGCAGCACCGGGGTTTCTTCCTGGTCATGGCCTCGTTCACGGCCTCGATGGTGGGTCTGGTTCTGGCTGACGACCTCTTCTTGCTGTTCATCTGCTGGGAGTTGACCTCCCTGGCCTCCTTCCTGCTCGTCGCCCAAGGCGGCCGGGGCGGGCAGCTCGCCTCGCTTCGTACGCTCTTCCTCACCTTCGTCGGTGGGTTGACCCTGCTGGTGGCGGTGGCCTTGATCGTGGCCCGCACCGGTACGACGACGCTGAGCGCAGCCCTGGCCGACCCCATCTGGGGCACCGATCCCGGGTTCACCGCCGCGGTGGCGAGCCTGGTTCTCATCGCCGGGTTCACCAAGTCGGCGCAGTTCCCTTTCCACGTCTGGCTCCCGGACGCGATGGCAGCCTCCACCCCGGTGAGCGCGTACCTGCACGCCGCCGCCGTGGTCAAGGCGGGGATCTTCCTGCTCATGCGCTTCAGCCCGGCCTTCCACGCCACGCCGGTGTGGAACATCTGCCTGATCACCGTGGGCTTGTTCACCGCGACGCTGGGCGCTTGGTTCGCCCTGCAGCAGTTGGACCTGAAGAAGCTGATGGCGTACTCGACCGTCAGCCAGTTGGGTTTGATCGTGGCGACGATCGGTGTCGGCACCCAGGCCGCGCTGACGGCGGCAGTGCTGCACACCATCGCGCACGCCCTGTTCAAATCGGGTCTGTTCATGATGGTCGGGGTGATCGACCACGCCGTCCACACCCGAGACCTGCGCCGCTTGCCGCCACTGGCCAAGGCGATGCCGCTGTCCTTTGCGGTCACGGCGTTGGGCGCCGCCTCCATGGCCGGTATCCCGCCGTTGTTGGGCTTCGTCAGTAAGGAATCGCTGCTGGGGGCCCTGCACGGCGCCCCGGGTCCGGCCTGGGCCGGCTGGGCTGCCTTGCTCGTCGCCGGCTTCGCCAGCATCCTCACCTTCGCCTACTGCACCAAGATCGTCTTCGGGGCCTACCTCGACGGCACGACCGACCCGGCCGAACGCCCGGTCCACCGGCCTGAGGCGCTCATGCTCCTGCCGGCATCGCTGCCGATCCTGGCCAGCGTCCCGCTGGGGCTGATGGCCGGAGTGTTGGACAACCCCTTGAAGCACGCGGTGCGCGCCGCCCTGTTCGACAGCCACGCCCACCCGCACCTGGCGCTATGGCACGGGATCACCGCGGAGCTCCTGGTCACCCTGGCGATCTTCACCGTGGGCGCCGGGATCATCCTCACCCGCAAACGACTCTTCGCCAGCTTGGAGCGCTCGAGCTTCCCCTTCGACGGCGCCGAGGTCATCGCGGCCCTGGCCGGTTGGTTGCGCCGCGCCGGTCTGGCCACCGCCCGCCTCGTCGAGGGAGACAACCCCTCACGGCACCTGGCGCCGATCCTGGCCCTGTTCGCGTTCGTGCTTCTGCCGGGAGTTGCGTTCCTGATCCGCGACGACGGTCTACCGGCGCCGGTCCCGGGTTTGAGTCAGCCCATCGACCTGGTGATCTTCGTGCTCATCAGCGGCGCCGTGCTGTTGGCTTGCGCAGCTCGGGCCCGGCTGGCTGCCGTCATCGCGCTGTCCACCGTCGGTGTCCTGGCCACGACGCAGATCCTTGCCCTGGGCGCCCCGGACGTTGCCCTGACCCAGCTGCTGGTCGAGGTCCTGACCGTCATCGTCATCATGCTCGTGCTGCAGAAGCTGCCCACCTCCTTCGGCCCGACGCCTCCGGCGCGGCGGCTCGGAACGGGCATCTTCGCGGTGATCGTCGGCCTGGCGGCCGGCGCC
Protein-coding regions in this window:
- a CDS encoding glycoside hydrolase family 65 protein; the protein is MKAATSDHDPLDRNRFPADPWRLVERFPKARELGVSETIFAVGNGYLGMRANPPEGRDAHTHGTFINGFHETWPIHHAEKAFGFATTGQTLVNAPDAKLMKLYVDDEPLLLAVDDLESYERSIDFRDGVLRRDVIWRTPSGKRVSVQTTRMVSFTQRHLAIFTIMVTMLDGDAPIVVSSQILNRQDGFDEYHAKDEAMGEGFDPRKSTHFTSRVLEPQGHWNSERRMILGYRCASSRMTLAVGADHRIITDNDYEELIETTPDLGKKVFRIDAKQGQPVFITKAVAYHTSRGVPVRELFDRCRRTLDRVRADGVQHYHEEQALWLDDYWKRCDVEIDGEPELQQAVRWNLFQLAQASARADQLGVPAKGVTGSGYEGHYFWDSEIYVVPFLAYTSPTTARNVLRFRVNMLDAARRRARELATRGALFPWRTINGEEASAYYAAGTAQYHIDADIAYAVSRYVDASGDQNFLERDGVAILVETARMWADLGFWHENSERTFNIHGVTGPDEYTTVVNNNLFTNVMARFNLERAAAALRDMERNHPESYQRAVARLEIQEAEIDEWENCAAHMTIPFDEHFGIHPQDQHFLERELWDLSTTPPEQFPLLLHYHPLVIYRFQVLKQADVVLAMFLQGDRFTLEEKRANFEYYDPITTGDSTLSAVVQAIVAAEVGHHGMAEYYFRQGLYVDLADLHRNTSDGVHIASAGGVWNALVYGFAGMRDYSGRLSFDPRLPDSWNKLTFRLSVRGSRVRIDVEQAAITFTLEEGEEVPFSVRGTPYTVTSDEPVRVPLDGHGPRLAYRIERSPAALSTRREDGSIMTAGNVDLASPHF
- a CDS encoding HAD family hydrolase; its protein translation is MRAWADMFNAYLTERGDQTPYTDEDYFTYVDGKPRYDGVRDFLASRNITVPEGQPSDDPSEHTVCGLGNRKNDAFNAVLERDGVSPYPGSLALVEHLHERGTAMAVVSSSKNAPAVLAAAGMADFFPVIVDGRVAALEGIPGKPAPDTFLAAAHRLGVTKERAVVLEDATSGVQAGRAGDFGLVIGVDRGAGAAALTAAGADVVVSDLDELLP
- a CDS encoding DUF4040 family protein, whose protein sequence is MTSMTLPYTVLLLVAGVIATPVLTATLRRNTGWVLAAVYLAAAVVFLPAATEVLNGGIARWSMPWVPSLGVALSLRADGLGVVFTFIALIIGAVVLSYSSRYLEAGPQHRGFFLVMASFTASMVGLVLADDLFLLFICWELTSLASFLLVAQGGRGGQLASLRTLFLTFVGGLTLLVAVALIVARTGTTTLSAALADPIWGTDPGFTAAVASLVLIAGFTKSAQFPFHVWLPDAMAASTPVSAYLHAAAVVKAGIFLLMRFSPAFHATPVWNICLITVGLFTATLGAWFALQQLDLKKLMAYSTVSQLGLIVATIGVGTQAALTAAVLHTIAHALFKSGLFMMVGVIDHAVHTRDLRRLPPLAKAMPLSFAVTALGAASMAGIPPLLGFVSKESLLGALHGAPGPAWAGWAALLVAGFASILTFAYCTKIVFGAYLDGTTDPAERPVHRPEALMLLPASLPILASVPLGLMAGVLDNPLKHAVRAALFDSHAHPHLALWHGITAELLVTLAIFTVGAGIILTRKRLFASLERSSFPFDGAEVIAALAGWLRRAGLATARLVEGDNPSRHLAPILALFAFVLLPGVAFLIRDDGLPAPVPGLSQPIDLVIFVLISGAVLLACAARARLAAVIALSTVGVLATTQILALGAPDVALTQLLVEVLTVIVIMLVLQKLPTSFGPTPPARRLGTGIFAVIVGLAAGAGTWAFSGRRPRSELAQWYLRDSPEVSGGSNIVNVILVEFRAFDTLGELAVLGMTGIALIAVLSTVLHRDLAPLPTPAPASPRARLRRVATPGPALRAEHTPAYRAINEAWGNVLGLQLMVRVVGPLLILVSAVLFWRGHSAPGGGFIAALVASSIVGLMYLSTSRDRQMGPPRLPLFLIGGGIMLAILTGLGGLVLRGSFLEPIHGHVGHVHLTSAMIFDAGVYIAVLGLIMVAFNLLGTSESSSDEGTRERVDEIVEGELPGPLSSVRGERPPARPKEAKRRVGVGTAFLAHDRLPREVGRDTKAPSKEETR